AGCACCGATTGAGGCGCAGGATACGTTATGTGCGTATTTCCCTAAAACCCCACGTGTGTGTAATGGCGGTGCAACCCAATCTTTTTTACGCTTTTCAAATTCTTCATCTGAAACTGCGACCTTTATTTCTTGTGTTTCAGCGCTAATTGTTATTATATCATCATTCTTGATAAAAGCGATTGGTCCGCCGTCTTGTGCTTCCGGAGAGATATGACCGACGACTAATCCATGTGTCCCGCCGGAAAATCTTCCGTCTGTTAAGAGCGCAACTTTTTCACCCAAGCCTTTACCAACAAGTATACCAGAAATCGAAAGCATTTCCGGCATACCTGGACCGCCTTTTGGACCGACATGTCGAATAACCAAGACGTCGCCTTCTTTAACTTCATTCTCCATTACGGCATTCGTTGCATCTTCTTCCGTATCAAACACACGAGCAGGACCTGTATGAGTTTTGACGGAAACACCTGACATTTTTGCAACTGCTCCATTAGGTGAAAGATTACCTTTTAGAATGACAAGCGGTCCTTCTTTACTTAACGCTTTATCGAAAGGCATGATAATCTTCTGGCCTTCAGCTAAGTCAGGTGCCTCTTGAAGGTTTTCAGCAACTGATTTACCAGTTACAGTCAGACAATCTCCATGTAGATAACCAGCTTCTAGAAGCATTTTCATAACGGCTTGTACACCGCCAATTCGGTGTAAATCTTCCATTACATACTTCCCGCTTGGTCTTAAATCTGCGAGATGCGGTGTTTTCTTTTGAATTCGATCAAAATCATCCATCGTCAAATCAATTTCAATCGCATGTGCCATCGCAAGTAAGTGAAGAACAGCGTTTGTTGATCCACCTAGTACCATGACAACTGTGATCGCATTTTCAAATGCTTCTTTCGTCATGATATCTTTTGGATAAATTCCTTTTTCCATCAAATTAACGAGCGCATGACCAGCTTCTTCACAATCTGCTAATTTATCCCCCGAAACTGCTGGGTTTGATGCACTTCCTGGTAAACTCATGCCGAGCGCTTCAATGGCTGATGACATTGTGTTTGCAGTATACATCCCCCCGCAAGAACCAGCACCAGGACATGCGTGACATTCAATTTTTCGCAGTTCTTCTTCATCGATTTGTCCGCTATTTAATTGACCGACACCCTCAAATACCGAAACTAGATCGATACTCTCCCCGTGGAGTTTCCCTGCCGCAATCGTACCGCCATATACAAATATAGCCGGCACTTCCGAGTTTGCAATTGCAATCATACAACCGGGCATGTTTTTATCGCAGCCCCCGATTGCAACAAGTCCGTCCAGGTTTTCGCCGCCAACAACTGTTTCAATGGAGTCAGCAATTACATCACGGCTCGGCAAGGAATAACGCATTCCTTCTGTGCCCATTGAAATTCCATCCGCGATCGTAATCGTATTAAAGATCATTGGAACTGCTCCGGCATCTCTTGCACCTTTTTTCGCGGCAATCGCCAACTTATCAATATGTATATTACAGGGTGTTACTTCACTCCACGTACTTGCAATCCCTACCATTGGTTTTTCAAAATCTTCATCCGTTACCCCAACAGCACGTAACATCGCACGGTTTGGTGCTCTCTTGGTGCCTTCACTAAAAACTTTACTATGAATTCTCATATCTTTTTTCACTCTATTTCCACCTCTTTCATTGTTACATTATACGACATCTTTTATATAGTTCAATGTTTTCTTACAAATTAATATAAAAATAGTAATCCTTTGCTATTAAAATGCGCAGGATTACTAGACTTGTCAGAATCATCTTTTTCGTATCGTAAAATTATCTTTTAATAAAAGCCAATTTTGCGGAAAAGCTAAACCAAGTTTCCAATACATAATGCCTCGAAGATTAAACTGTTTGATTAA
This genomic window from Sporosarcina sp. Marseille-Q4063 contains:
- the ilvD gene encoding dihydroxy-acid dehydratase, translating into MKKDMRIHSKVFSEGTKRAPNRAMLRAVGVTDEDFEKPMVGIASTWSEVTPCNIHIDKLAIAAKKGARDAGAVPMIFNTITIADGISMGTEGMRYSLPSRDVIADSIETVVGGENLDGLVAIGGCDKNMPGCMIAIANSEVPAIFVYGGTIAAGKLHGESIDLVSVFEGVGQLNSGQIDEEELRKIECHACPGAGSCGGMYTANTMSSAIEALGMSLPGSASNPAVSGDKLADCEEAGHALVNLMEKGIYPKDIMTKEAFENAITVVMVLGGSTNAVLHLLAMAHAIEIDLTMDDFDRIQKKTPHLADLRPSGKYVMEDLHRIGGVQAVMKMLLEAGYLHGDCLTVTGKSVAENLQEAPDLAEGQKIIMPFDKALSKEGPLVILKGNLSPNGAVAKMSGVSVKTHTGPARVFDTEEDATNAVMENEVKEGDVLVIRHVGPKGGPGMPEMLSISGILVGKGLGEKVALLTDGRFSGGTHGLVVGHISPEAQDGGPIAFIKNDDIITISAETQEIKVAVSDEEFEKRKKDWVAPPLHTRGVLGKYAHNVSCASIGAVTDFFNRK